The DNA region CATGGGGGCCCCCTTCGGGGAGCGCTACGGCACTTCCATGCGGCTGCTCATCCCGCTCGTCACCATCCTCGCGTCGATCCCCTACCTGGTGGCCCAGATGCAGGGCATCGGGCTCATGCTCGAAGCCATGAGCGAGGGCCTGGTGAGCTACCGGTTCGGGCTGCTCTTCGTGCCGGTCTTCATCGCCGTGTACCTGGTGATGGGCGGCATGAAGGGGGCCGCCTGGGCCAACACCATCCAGGGGGTCTTCTTCTGCGCGATGGTCTTCGTGCTCTTCTTCGCGGTGATGGCGAAGAACGGCGGCTTCCTGGCCACCATGGACCAGGTCTTTGCCCGCCACCCCGAGCTCTTCGAGCTGGGGGCCAGGGGGGGCAAGGTGTGGACCTACCCCATGATCTTCGGGTATGCGGCGGCCATGTGCCTGGGGTGCATCTGCTTTCCCCAGCCCTTCATGCACGCCTACTCCAGCCGCACGGCCAACGGCTTCAAGGCCATGGTGCTCTCGTTCGGCGGGCTGTGCGTGCTCCTGATCACCTGCACCACGCTGGTGGGCGTGGCGGCCACCCTTCTGGTGCCGGGCCTTGCGGGGGTGGAGGCCGACAAGGTCTACGGGCTCGCGGCCGCCCAGGTGCTCCCCACCGCGCTGGCGGCCCTGGCCGTGGCGGGGGGGTTCACCGCGGCCATGTCCACGGTCAACGGCCTCGTGTTCGGCAACGCCATGAACATCGCCAACGACGTGTACAAGCTCTGGCGCCCCCAGGCCACCTCGGGGGAGCTCGTGGCGGTGGCCCGGGTCTCGGTGGTGGGACTCCTGGCCGCGTCCACGGTCATCGCCC from Thermodesulfobacteriota bacterium includes:
- a CDS encoding sodium:solute symporter family protein yields the protein MISVLIIAAICVASTGAGYVAFRRGFTRTADDYFVAGSSLGYFVLIFSLLASFLSAFSMFGMSSLGYRTGFGALYVLAVNLVPLGYLWYYMHKKTFLLGKVRGWQSMGAPFGERYGTSMRLLIPLVTILASIPYLVAQMQGIGLMLEAMSEGLVSYRFGLLFVPVFIAVYLVMGGMKGAAWANTIQGVFFCAMVFVLFFAVMAKNGGFLATMDQVFARHPELFELGARGGKVWTYPMIFGYAAAMCLGCICFPQPFMHAYSSRTANGFKAMVLSFGGLCVLLITCTTLVGVAATLLVPGLAGVEADKVYGLAAAQVLPTALAALAVAGGFTAAMSTVNGLVFGNAMNIANDVYKLWRPQATSGELVAVARVSVVGLLAASTVIALDPKTPVAELSVIAFGIIAVTVFPLWGAYFWKRATRWGAVAATVVGVGTNLALFAVGGRGMVLNPNPAWFQLNGFLVSFVAAGVVFFAVSLLTRPGVREQESLPVFFHASL